The following proteins come from a genomic window of Miscanthus floridulus cultivar M001 chromosome 2, ASM1932011v1, whole genome shotgun sequence:
- the LOC136518104 gene encoding autophagy-related protein 23-like isoform X1, with protein MAKRDAQKKGGVMAKEWWKSRSNEQTIEDLVAMGVLHNKALAGWRAPEGESFPDPQPGEIVVFEDFFKRGFGIPVHPFLQGLCLYYEIGICNLHPNSILLVSTFIHLCEAYGGFQPHFDLFRHLFCLRKKGSGGSKIAGGVYLNLRDGMKAQYLHCPWNTSLDEWYKKWFYIREEPNTITLCDVGLIPEKKSSWSERPENLEQIAELLGMIPWGRLDGPSVVGNFISRRIQPCQKRIHPGFEYQGGADPTRTRKEPLDKMEIKARIGELFNLADPNYVALNAIEHAFKLARPPPKYNGRDRAGVFVSPPPGVEWPQATGPTAQTSARTDGVHWAILETVEDASTRAAGKRPAASKRRQAIISQSDDEAEDADISRLVPRKKRRQVEPSEQGCSSVPAVVTAPTTATQSTDEENMPHHPPTPVPEFEQVPVETAEQAEQGRSRRRSFATSFRKSKLSASTESPDQLTGCRTSSPKTAGQTAQQPAVEEPMAGTLPGPQQADGQTPVPEQNTSAPSTNPDEADTTAPRELDLAEEQQPEVAQNKGADATARGKALVVVESANSGPPPPPELEAEEDEVEEVLGRPQDRRQHVYVSRYRNDEWVMHEEIPEAEETLRVERAAKRLVTEVQDVMKTARYRKRCFDQIEVVMKTNKELTAEVERLRRQLEATDQERTNQEAQNQNLVGQLKNKEQEKTGLEAEVTRLQGENSRAFAECGRLKEDNEKLARRQSELQDHTNRMKDDLKIWIKFLNGMSATPMQKRFSFQQNLILSFLAFVHQKISPVPVKLD; from the exons atggcgaagagagacgcccagaagaaaggcggggtcatggcgaaggaatggtggaagtcgcggagcaacgagcagaccatcgaggacctcgtcgccatgggagtgctccacaacaaggcacttgcgggatggcgtgcaccggaaggagaaagcttccccgatccacaaccaggtgagattgtggtctttgaagatttcttcaaaaggggttttgggattccagtgcaccctttccttcagggtctctgtttgtactacgagattgggatttgcaatctgcatcccaactcgattcttcttgtctccaccttcatccatctctgcgaggcttatggcggcttccagccccatttcgacctctttcgccacctattctgtcttcggaagaaagggagcggtggctcgaagatcgccggaggcgtttacctgaacctgcgcgacggcatgaaggctcaatacctgcactgcccctggaacacctcgttGGACGAGTGgtataagaagtggttctacatccgtgaagagccgaacaccatcactctgtgcgatgtgggcttgattccagagaagaaaagcagctggtcggagaggcccgagaacttggagcagatcgccgaactgctcgggatgatcccgtggggaaggcttgatggcccgagtgtcgtcggcaacttcatcagccgaagaattcagccttgccagaaaaggattcaccctggcttcgagtaccaaggaggcgctgatccgacgaggaccagaaaggagccgctcgacaagatggagatcaaggccaggattggagagctgttcaacctggccgatcccaattatgttgcactgaacgccattgaacacgccttcaagctggctcgccctcccccaaag tataatggccgtgaccgggctggagtgtttgtgtcgcctccccctggtgtagagtggccgcaagctactgggccaaccgcccagaccagcgccaggaccgacggcgttcactgggcgatactcgagaccgtagaggacgcctcgaccagagccgccggcaagcgtccggctgccagcaaacgtcgccaagccatcatctcccagtcggacgacgaagcagaggatgcggacatctcccggctcgtcccccgaaagaagAGAAGGCAGGTGGAGCCGTCGGAGCAGGGttgctcctctgtgccagcagtggtcacagcgcCGACCACagcaacacagagcacagacgaagagaacatgccgcatcatcctccgacgcccgtaccggagtttgaacaagtcccggtagaaactgccgagcaagcagagcaggggcggtcgaggaggcgttccttcgccacatccttccgcaagtcaaaact atccgCGTCCACCGAAAGTCCCGACCAGCTAACTGGGTGCAGAACGTCCTCTCCAAAAACGGcaggacaaactgctcagcaaccggccgtggaggagcccatggcagggactctgcctgggcctcagcaggcggacggccagacgccagtccccgagcagaatacaagtgctccgagcacaaaccctgatgaggcggataccacagcgccacgggagctggatctggccgaggagcagcagccagaagttgcccagaacaagggtgccgacgcgacggctcgtgggaaagccctggtggtcgtggagtctgcaaactccggaccaccgccgcctcccgaactggaggctgaagaggatgaagtggaagaagtcctgggccgtccccaagatagacgacaacatgtatatgtgtcgcgctatcggaacgacgaatgggtcatgcacgaggagatcccagaggccgaggaaaccttaagagttgaacgagcagccaaacgcctggtgactgaagtccag gacgtgatgaaaactgcaaggtaccgaaaaaggtgcttcgaccagatagaagtagtcatgaagaccaataaggagctgacggctgaagtggaacgcctacggcgccaacttgaagccaccgaccaggagaggacaaaccaagaagcacagaaccaaaacctggtcggccagctcaaaaacaaagagcaggagaaaacag gtttagaagctgaagtgacccgcctccagggggagaacagccgtgcgtttgcagaatgtggtcgcctgaaggaggacaacgagaaattggcacgccgccagtcggaactccaagaccacactaacagaatgaaggacgacctgaaaa
- the LOC136518104 gene encoding autophagy-related protein 23-like isoform X2: MAKRDAQKKGGVMAKEWWKSRSNEQTIEDLVAMGVLHNKALAGWRAPEGESFPDPQPGEIVVFEDFFKRGFGIPVHPFLQGLCLYYEIGICNLHPNSILLVSTFIHLCEAYGGFQPHFDLFRHLFCLRKKGSGGSKIAGGVYLNLRDGMKAQYLHCPWNTSLDEWYKKWFYIREEPNTITLCDVGLIPEKKSSWSERPENLEQIAELLGMIPWGRLDGPSVVGNFISRRIQPCQKRIHPGFEYQGGADPTRTRKEPLDKMEIKARIGELFNLADPNYVALNAIEHAFKLARPPPKYNGRDRAGVFVSPPPGVEWPQATGPTAQTSARTDGVHWAILETVEDASTRAAGKRPAASKRRQAIISQSDDEAEDADISRLVPRKKRRQVEPSEQGCSSVPAVVTAPTTATQSTDEENMPHHPPTPVPEFEQVPVETAEQAEQGRSRRRSFATSFRKSKLSASTESPDQLTGCRTSSPKTAGQTAQQPAVEEPMAGTLPGPQQADGQTPVPEQNTSAPSTNPDEADTTAPRELDLAEEQQPEVAQNKGADATARGKALVVVESANSGPPPPPELEAEEDEVEEVLGRPQDRRQHVYVSRYRNDEWVMHEEIPEAEETLRVERAAKRLVTEVQDVMKTARYRKRCFDQIEVVMKTNKELTAEVERLRRQLEATDQERTNQEAQNQNLVGQLKNKEQEKTGLEAEVTRLQGENSRAFAECGRLKEDNEKLARRQSELQDHTNRMKDDLKIWIKFLNGMSATPMQKRFSFQQNLILRATGATNIEN; the protein is encoded by the exons atggcgaagagagacgcccagaagaaaggcggggtcatggcgaaggaatggtggaagtcgcggagcaacgagcagaccatcgaggacctcgtcgccatgggagtgctccacaacaaggcacttgcgggatggcgtgcaccggaaggagaaagcttccccgatccacaaccaggtgagattgtggtctttgaagatttcttcaaaaggggttttgggattccagtgcaccctttccttcagggtctctgtttgtactacgagattgggatttgcaatctgcatcccaactcgattcttcttgtctccaccttcatccatctctgcgaggcttatggcggcttccagccccatttcgacctctttcgccacctattctgtcttcggaagaaagggagcggtggctcgaagatcgccggaggcgtttacctgaacctgcgcgacggcatgaaggctcaatacctgcactgcccctggaacacctcgttGGACGAGTGgtataagaagtggttctacatccgtgaagagccgaacaccatcactctgtgcgatgtgggcttgattccagagaagaaaagcagctggtcggagaggcccgagaacttggagcagatcgccgaactgctcgggatgatcccgtggggaaggcttgatggcccgagtgtcgtcggcaacttcatcagccgaagaattcagccttgccagaaaaggattcaccctggcttcgagtaccaaggaggcgctgatccgacgaggaccagaaaggagccgctcgacaagatggagatcaaggccaggattggagagctgttcaacctggccgatcccaattatgttgcactgaacgccattgaacacgccttcaagctggctcgccctcccccaaag tataatggccgtgaccgggctggagtgtttgtgtcgcctccccctggtgtagagtggccgcaagctactgggccaaccgcccagaccagcgccaggaccgacggcgttcactgggcgatactcgagaccgtagaggacgcctcgaccagagccgccggcaagcgtccggctgccagcaaacgtcgccaagccatcatctcccagtcggacgacgaagcagaggatgcggacatctcccggctcgtcccccgaaagaagAGAAGGCAGGTGGAGCCGTCGGAGCAGGGttgctcctctgtgccagcagtggtcacagcgcCGACCACagcaacacagagcacagacgaagagaacatgccgcatcatcctccgacgcccgtaccggagtttgaacaagtcccggtagaaactgccgagcaagcagagcaggggcggtcgaggaggcgttccttcgccacatccttccgcaagtcaaaact atccgCGTCCACCGAAAGTCCCGACCAGCTAACTGGGTGCAGAACGTCCTCTCCAAAAACGGcaggacaaactgctcagcaaccggccgtggaggagcccatggcagggactctgcctgggcctcagcaggcggacggccagacgccagtccccgagcagaatacaagtgctccgagcacaaaccctgatgaggcggataccacagcgccacgggagctggatctggccgaggagcagcagccagaagttgcccagaacaagggtgccgacgcgacggctcgtgggaaagccctggtggtcgtggagtctgcaaactccggaccaccgccgcctcccgaactggaggctgaagaggatgaagtggaagaagtcctgggccgtccccaagatagacgacaacatgtatatgtgtcgcgctatcggaacgacgaatgggtcatgcacgaggagatcccagaggccgaggaaaccttaagagttgaacgagcagccaaacgcctggtgactgaagtccag gacgtgatgaaaactgcaaggtaccgaaaaaggtgcttcgaccagatagaagtagtcatgaagaccaataaggagctgacggctgaagtggaacgcctacggcgccaacttgaagccaccgaccaggagaggacaaaccaagaagcacagaaccaaaacctggtcggccagctcaaaaacaaagagcaggagaaaacag gtttagaagctgaagtgacccgcctccagggggagaacagccgtgcgtttgcagaatgtggtcgcctgaaggaggacaacgagaaattggcacgccgccagtcggaactccaagaccacactaacagaatgaaggacgacctgaaaa
- the LOC136518104 gene encoding uncharacterized protein isoform X3, whose product MLYQENNCLFLHFVSQYNGRDRAGVFVSPPPGVEWPQATGPTAQTSARTDGVHWAILETVEDASTRAAGKRPAASKRRQAIISQSDDEAEDADISRLVPRKKRRQVEPSEQGCSSVPAVVTAPTTATQSTDEENMPHHPPTPVPEFEQVPVETAEQAEQGRSRRRSFATSFRKSKLSASTESPDQLTGCRTSSPKTAGQTAQQPAVEEPMAGTLPGPQQADGQTPVPEQNTSAPSTNPDEADTTAPRELDLAEEQQPEVAQNKGADATARGKALVVVESANSGPPPPPELEAEEDEVEEVLGRPQDRRQHVYVSRYRNDEWVMHEEIPEAEETLRVERAAKRLVTEVQDVMKTARYRKRCFDQIEVVMKTNKELTAEVERLRRQLEATDQERTNQEAQNQNLVGQLKNKEQEKTGLEAEVTRLQGENSRAFAECGRLKEDNEKLARRQSELQDHTNRMKDDLKIWIKFLNGMSATPMQKRFSFQQNLILSFLAFVHQKISPVPVKLD is encoded by the exons atgttgtatcaagaaaataactgtcttttccttcattttgtgtctcagtataatggccgtgaccgggctggagtgtttgtgtcgcctccccctggtgtagagtggccgcaagctactgggccaaccgcccagaccagcgccaggaccgacggcgttcactgggcgatactcgagaccgtagaggacgcctcgaccagagccgccggcaagcgtccggctgccagcaaacgtcgccaagccatcatctcccagtcggacgacgaagcagaggatgcggacatctcccggctcgtcccccgaaagaagAGAAGGCAGGTGGAGCCGTCGGAGCAGGGttgctcctctgtgccagcagtggtcacagcgcCGACCACagcaacacagagcacagacgaagagaacatgccgcatcatcctccgacgcccgtaccggagtttgaacaagtcccggtagaaactgccgagcaagcagagcaggggcggtcgaggaggcgttccttcgccacatccttccgcaagtcaaaact atccgCGTCCACCGAAAGTCCCGACCAGCTAACTGGGTGCAGAACGTCCTCTCCAAAAACGGcaggacaaactgctcagcaaccggccgtggaggagcccatggcagggactctgcctgggcctcagcaggcggacggccagacgccagtccccgagcagaatacaagtgctccgagcacaaaccctgatgaggcggataccacagcgccacgggagctggatctggccgaggagcagcagccagaagttgcccagaacaagggtgccgacgcgacggctcgtgggaaagccctggtggtcgtggagtctgcaaactccggaccaccgccgcctcccgaactggaggctgaagaggatgaagtggaagaagtcctgggccgtccccaagatagacgacaacatgtatatgtgtcgcgctatcggaacgacgaatgggtcatgcacgaggagatcccagaggccgaggaaaccttaagagttgaacgagcagccaaacgcctggtgactgaagtccag gacgtgatgaaaactgcaaggtaccgaaaaaggtgcttcgaccagatagaagtagtcatgaagaccaataaggagctgacggctgaagtggaacgcctacggcgccaacttgaagccaccgaccaggagaggacaaaccaagaagcacagaaccaaaacctggtcggccagctcaaaaacaaagagcaggagaaaacag gtttagaagctgaagtgacccgcctccagggggagaacagccgtgcgtttgcagaatgtggtcgcctgaaggaggacaacgagaaattggcacgccgccagtcggaactccaagaccacactaacagaatgaaggacgacctgaaaa